One stretch of Holophagaceae bacterium DNA includes these proteins:
- a CDS encoding lysophospholipid acyltransferase family protein produces the protein MPNPTQPTFRHRVEFRLFRAFDRLLSAFPKSTVQAVGQGMGILAFHLDRRHRNVALDNIRASDLGLSDRQVREVAQEAFRHFGELLFSSIPMMHAEASDMDALVNVEGLEHFDAAAAEGKGFIQLTGHYGNWEAIALAQSRHGRSLAVIARELDNPLLEPELTKLRTRFGNTVIPKEGGVRGSLKALKAGQGVGFLLDQDALGMGTFVRFMGRWASTFLTAGTLAVKFDLPILPVFSWPEADGTTTVRFEPPFHAPRSGDLDRDIWMATQLMTRRIEDQVRKNPNWWFWMHNRFKTQPRDGHPVPPQEWIESYSAAFPPQA, from the coding sequence ATGCCGAACCCAACCCAACCCACCTTCCGCCACCGTGTCGAGTTCCGGCTCTTCAGGGCCTTCGACCGCCTGCTCTCGGCCTTTCCGAAGTCGACGGTGCAGGCAGTGGGACAGGGCATGGGCATCCTGGCCTTCCACCTGGACCGCCGGCACCGCAACGTGGCCCTGGACAACATCCGGGCTTCGGATCTGGGCCTGTCGGACCGGCAAGTCCGGGAGGTGGCGCAGGAGGCTTTCCGCCATTTCGGAGAGCTGCTTTTTTCAAGCATCCCGATGATGCATGCCGAAGCCTCGGACATGGATGCGCTCGTGAATGTGGAAGGGCTGGAGCACTTCGATGCCGCCGCAGCAGAGGGAAAAGGCTTCATCCAGCTCACCGGCCACTACGGGAACTGGGAGGCCATCGCCCTGGCCCAAAGCCGCCATGGGCGCAGCCTGGCGGTCATCGCGCGCGAACTGGACAATCCGCTCCTGGAGCCGGAGCTCACGAAGCTCCGCACCCGATTCGGGAACACGGTCATTCCGAAGGAAGGCGGGGTCCGAGGCTCCCTCAAGGCCCTGAAGGCCGGCCAGGGCGTCGGCTTCCTGCTGGACCAGGATGCGCTCGGCATGGGCACCTTTGTGCGCTTCATGGGCCGCTGGGCCTCCACATTCCTCACGGCGGGCACGCTGGCCGTGAAATTCGATCTGCCGATCCTCCCCGTGTTCAGCTGGCCCGAAGCGGATGGCACCACCACCGTGCGTTTCGAACCGCCCTTCCACGCCCCGCGCTCCGGGGATCTGGACCGCGACATCTGGATGGCCACCCAGCTCATGACCCGCCGCATCGAGGATCAGGTCCGGAAAAATCCGAATTGGTGGTTCTGGATGCACAACCGTTTCAAGACCCAGCCCCGGGACGGCCACCCCGTTCCTCCCCAGGAGTGGATAGAATCCTACTCCGCCGCATTTCCACCCCAGGCCTGA
- a CDS encoding arginine deiminase encodes MQPMQPIQLSVFSEIHRLQQVVVHRPGPEVDLMVPAMMEKLLFDDILFGDHARVEHDQFRQVLARVADEVLDVQDLLQESLADEAVKLGFIDDLQRLVDLPEETCALLRDFSASELGASVISGIPWPDMAHHMHWMREFEYRLRPIPNLLFMRDPASVVGDGYSVNAMATIAREREPLILSYIFQHHPRLRHLTSQDKWFDQVTPLLRGEIKMPMSLEGGDILVLSDKVLAVGCSERSSTDAIHHLAENLRTHHQEDGNSFEHLLMVLMPNKRSAMHLDTIFTHINHQECLVYPPYFTDGSRELLNVVKIDLRHAELRFTTQPNLLAALKDVGIELKPIFCGGDDYIMQQREQWTDGANAFALAPGVIVSYSRNMATAEQLSNHGYEVLTAQELLDDAAVDLLDGRKYLILLKSGELSRARGGPRCMTMPLSRVEAS; translated from the coding sequence ATGCAGCCTATGCAACCCATCCAACTATCGGTTTTTTCTGAAATCCACCGCCTTCAGCAGGTCGTGGTCCACCGCCCCGGACCCGAGGTGGATCTCATGGTCCCCGCCATGATGGAAAAGCTGCTCTTCGACGACATCCTCTTCGGCGACCACGCCCGCGTCGAACACGACCAGTTCCGGCAGGTGCTGGCCCGCGTGGCGGACGAGGTGCTGGATGTGCAGGACCTCCTGCAGGAATCCTTGGCGGATGAAGCGGTCAAGCTGGGCTTCATCGACGACCTGCAGCGCCTGGTGGACCTGCCGGAGGAGACCTGCGCCCTGCTCCGGGACTTCAGTGCGAGCGAGCTTGGCGCCAGCGTGATCTCGGGCATTCCCTGGCCGGACATGGCCCACCACATGCACTGGATGCGCGAATTCGAATACCGCCTGCGCCCCATCCCGAACCTGCTGTTCATGCGGGATCCGGCCTCCGTGGTCGGCGATGGCTACAGTGTCAACGCCATGGCGACGATAGCCCGGGAGCGCGAGCCCTTGATCCTGAGTTATATTTTCCAGCACCATCCGCGGTTGCGGCATCTCACGAGCCAGGACAAATGGTTCGACCAGGTGACGCCCCTGCTGCGCGGGGAGATCAAGATGCCCATGAGCCTGGAAGGCGGGGACATCCTGGTGCTCTCGGACAAGGTGCTGGCGGTGGGCTGCTCCGAGCGAAGCTCCACGGACGCCATCCACCACCTCGCCGAGAACCTGCGGACCCACCACCAGGAGGACGGAAACAGTTTCGAACACCTGTTGATGGTGCTCATGCCCAACAAGCGCAGCGCCATGCACCTGGATACGATCTTCACCCACATCAACCACCAGGAATGCCTGGTTTATCCTCCGTACTTCACCGACGGATCCCGCGAGCTGCTGAATGTCGTCAAGATCGATTTGCGGCATGCGGAGCTGCGCTTCACCACGCAACCGAACCTGCTGGCCGCCTTGAAAGATGTCGGCATCGAACTGAAGCCCATTTTCTGCGGCGGGGATGACTACATCATGCAGCAACGGGAGCAGTGGACCGATGGCGCCAACGCCTTCGCCCTGGCGCCGGGCGTGATCGTCAGCTACAGCCGGAACATGGCCACGGCCGAACAGCTCTCCAACCATGGCTATGAGGTGCTGACCGCCCAGGAACTGCTCGACGACGCAGCCGTCGACCTCCTGGACGGAAGGAAATACCTGATCCTGCTGAAGAGCGGCGAACTGAGCCGGGCCCGGGGCGGTCCCCGCTGCATGACCATGCCCCTGTCGCGGGTGGAAGCTTCCTAA
- a CDS encoding peroxiredoxin, translating into MTAFVTQPAPDFKAGALVNGEFKDISLSDYKGKKVVLFFYPLDFTFVCPTEILAFSDAIKEFEARDTQVLGVSVDSKFSHFAWTQMDRKEGGIKGITFPLVADLNKTIAADYGVLLPIGIALRGLFIINKEGVLKHITVNHNDLGRNVEEVLRLLDAVDFSEEHGEVCPANWHKGEKAMKANAAGLKEWAASK; encoded by the coding sequence ATGACCGCATTCGTCACCCAGCCAGCCCCCGATTTCAAAGCCGGCGCCCTCGTCAATGGCGAGTTCAAGGACATCTCGTTGTCCGACTACAAAGGCAAGAAAGTCGTGCTGTTTTTCTACCCCCTGGATTTCACCTTCGTGTGCCCCACGGAAATCCTGGCCTTCTCGGATGCCATCAAGGAGTTCGAAGCGCGCGACACGCAGGTGCTCGGCGTGAGCGTGGACAGCAAGTTCAGCCACTTCGCCTGGACGCAAATGGATCGCAAAGAAGGCGGCATCAAGGGCATCACCTTCCCCCTGGTGGCTGATCTCAACAAGACCATCGCCGCCGACTACGGCGTGCTGCTGCCCATCGGCATCGCCCTGCGCGGCCTCTTCATCATCAACAAGGAAGGCGTGCTGAAGCACATCACCGTCAACCACAACGACCTTGGCCGCAACGTGGAAGAGGTCCTGCGCCTCCTCGACGCCGTGGACTTCAGCGAGGAGCACGGCGAAGTCTGCCCCGCCAACTGGCACAAGGGTGAAAAGGCCATGAAGGCGAATGCCGCCGGATTGAAGGAGTGGGCCGCCAGCAAGTAA
- a CDS encoding DUF3501 family protein has product MPKVQRPEILDFLTYGEQRDRIRAEAMAAKALRRVHLGEHLTFLFENRATIRYQILEMVRAEQMVKESHIQHELDTYNAVLGDVGELGCTLLIEISDEAERAILLRRWRDLPGHLFMIFTDGTREAARFDAEQMSDDKLSSVQFLKFAVGRRSPLGLRSELPALKEETVFSRETLEALLEDLGAN; this is encoded by the coding sequence ATGCCTAAAGTCCAGCGCCCGGAGATCCTCGACTTCCTCACTTACGGGGAGCAGCGGGACCGCATCCGCGCCGAGGCCATGGCGGCCAAGGCTTTGCGGCGCGTGCACCTGGGCGAGCATCTGACCTTCCTCTTCGAAAACCGAGCCACCATCCGCTACCAGATCCTGGAAATGGTGCGGGCCGAGCAGATGGTCAAGGAATCCCACATCCAGCATGAGCTGGATACCTACAACGCCGTGCTCGGCGATGTTGGGGAACTGGGCTGCACCCTGCTCATCGAGATCAGCGACGAGGCTGAGCGCGCCATCCTATTGCGCCGCTGGCGGGATCTCCCAGGCCACCTTTTCATGATCTTCACCGATGGCACCCGCGAAGCCGCACGTTTCGACGCGGAACAGATGAGCGACGACAAGCTTTCCTCCGTCCAGTTCCTGAAATTCGCCGTGGGCCGCCGGAGTCCTCTGGGGCTCCGGTCGGAGCTGCCGGCCTTGAAGGAGGAGACAGTCTTCAGCCGCGAGACGCTCGAAGCCCTGCTGGAGGATCTGGGGGCGAATTGA
- a CDS encoding rubrerythrin, whose protein sequence is MGTLKGSKTHQNLKDAFAGESQANRRYLYFAKVADIEGYPEVAGNFKETADGETGHAHGHLDYLKSVGDPATDLPIGDSLLNLKSAIAGETHEYTDMYPGMAKTAREEGFSEIADWFETLAKAEKSHAGRFQKMLESIS, encoded by the coding sequence ATGGGCACGCTCAAAGGCTCCAAAACGCATCAAAACCTGAAGGACGCATTCGCCGGCGAAAGCCAGGCGAACCGGCGCTACCTCTATTTCGCGAAGGTAGCGGATATCGAGGGCTACCCGGAGGTGGCGGGCAATTTCAAGGAAACTGCCGATGGTGAAACAGGCCACGCCCACGGCCACCTCGACTACCTGAAGAGCGTGGGCGATCCCGCCACGGACCTGCCCATCGGCGACTCCCTGCTGAATCTCAAGTCCGCCATCGCTGGGGAAACCCACGAATACACGGACATGTATCCCGGCATGGCCAAGACTGCCCGGGAAGAGGGTTTCTCCGAAATCGCAGACTGGTTCGAGACCCTGGCGAAAGCCGAGAAGAGCCACGCCGGCCGCTTCCAGAAGATGCTGGAAAGCATCAGCTAA
- a CDS encoding 4Fe-4S dicluster domain-containing protein has product MTPGERISYHPTKGLTYDPSEPEYWDEAALKGEVERVFEVCHGCRMCFKYCDSFPNLFAMIDDEAHKGDVRALTEKERDYVMDDCFQCKLCEVQCPYTPREGHEFQLDFPKLVHRYQAVRHRKHGGTLRDKVLGDPDLAGKMARASFGLANRMNRVRIHRFFMDKVLGIHPKAHMPDFASATFEAWAEKSGKMAEKAGAEAVLFQTCFVQNNEPQIGKDTLEVLEKNGCKTGCVRGLQCCGMPAWEHGDLEGLRKHAKANLDALMPHVDAGSKVIAINPTCAMMLRREYPELVAPEDRERAKRLAEAVRDPGEFLWSIRNETRANWKFESSPGPIAYHAPCHLRAQAVGFKGRDLLRKIPGVTIASVLECCGHDGTFAMKSESFEDSKRQGSKAFAGMQAVEHAEVWATECPLAGLQFEQHAGKKALHPMTILARAYRKDGFPHPVPKVPL; this is encoded by the coding sequence ATGACGCCGGGGGAGCGCATTTCCTACCATCCGACCAAGGGCCTTACCTATGATCCGAGCGAACCGGAATACTGGGATGAAGCCGCGCTGAAAGGTGAAGTGGAGCGGGTCTTCGAGGTCTGCCACGGCTGCCGCATGTGCTTCAAGTACTGCGACAGCTTTCCCAATCTGTTCGCGATGATCGACGACGAAGCGCACAAAGGGGATGTCCGCGCCCTGACGGAAAAGGAGCGCGATTACGTCATGGACGACTGTTTCCAGTGCAAGCTCTGCGAAGTGCAATGCCCCTACACGCCCCGCGAGGGCCACGAATTCCAGTTGGATTTCCCGAAGCTCGTCCACCGCTACCAGGCCGTGCGTCACCGGAAACATGGGGGCACGCTGCGGGACAAGGTGCTGGGCGATCCTGATCTCGCCGGGAAAATGGCGCGGGCTTCGTTCGGCTTGGCCAACCGGATGAACCGGGTCAGGATCCATCGCTTTTTCATGGACAAGGTTTTGGGTATCCATCCAAAAGCCCATATGCCGGATTTCGCGTCGGCGACCTTCGAGGCCTGGGCCGAGAAAAGCGGCAAGATGGCTGAAAAGGCAGGTGCCGAGGCGGTGCTCTTCCAGACCTGTTTCGTGCAGAACAACGAGCCGCAAATCGGCAAGGACACGCTTGAAGTGCTCGAGAAGAACGGCTGCAAGACCGGCTGTGTGCGTGGCCTTCAGTGCTGTGGGATGCCAGCCTGGGAACATGGGGATCTGGAAGGTCTGCGCAAGCATGCCAAGGCCAATCTCGATGCGCTCATGCCTCACGTGGACGCGGGCTCCAAGGTCATCGCCATCAATCCCACCTGCGCGATGATGCTGCGGCGCGAATATCCGGAACTGGTGGCCCCTGAGGACCGCGAGCGGGCCAAGCGGCTTGCGGAGGCCGTGCGGGATCCCGGTGAATTCCTGTGGTCCATCCGCAACGAGACCCGCGCCAACTGGAAATTCGAAAGCAGTCCGGGCCCCATCGCCTACCACGCGCCCTGCCACCTCCGCGCCCAGGCGGTGGGCTTCAAGGGCCGCGATCTCCTGCGGAAAATCCCCGGCGTCACCATCGCCTCGGTGCTGGAATGCTGCGGGCACGACGGCACCTTCGCCATGAAAAGCGAGAGCTTCGAGGATTCGAAACGCCAGGGCAGCAAAGCCTTCGCCGGCATGCAGGCCGTGGAACACGCCGAAGTCTGGGCCACGGAATGCCCCCTGGCGGGCCTGCAGTTCGAGCAGCACGCCGGCAAGAAAGCCCTTCACCCCATGACCATCCTGGCACGGGCCTACCGGAAGGATGGTTTCCCGCATCCAGTGCCGAAGGTGCCGCTATGA
- a CDS encoding epimerase, translating into MKVILYGATGMVGQGVLRECLLDADVEQILTVGRSALGQLHPKLREIVLPDLSNYIGHEDELAGSDACFFCLGISAAGMTEPDYHHVTYDFTLAAAETLVKLNPGMTFIYVSGAGTDSTEQGRVMWARVKGKVENALLRLPFKAVYLFRPAGIRPLHGITSHTRAYRIFYALAWPLLPLLTCFPSFMTTTERMGRAMLKVAREGAPKAVLESRDINELGV; encoded by the coding sequence ATGAAAGTCATCCTCTACGGCGCCACAGGCATGGTCGGCCAGGGCGTGCTTCGCGAATGCCTGCTTGATGCAGACGTGGAGCAGATCCTCACCGTCGGCCGCAGTGCGCTGGGGCAGCTGCATCCGAAGCTCCGGGAGATAGTTTTGCCGGATCTCTCCAACTACATCGGCCATGAAGATGAACTCGCAGGTTCCGACGCCTGCTTCTTCTGCCTCGGTATTTCTGCCGCCGGCATGACGGAACCGGACTACCACCACGTCACCTACGACTTCACGCTGGCCGCGGCAGAGACCCTGGTGAAGCTGAATCCGGGCATGACCTTCATCTATGTCTCCGGCGCGGGCACGGACAGCACCGAGCAGGGCCGCGTCATGTGGGCGCGTGTCAAAGGCAAGGTGGAGAATGCCCTGCTTCGCCTGCCCTTCAAGGCCGTGTATCTGTTCCGCCCCGCAGGCATCCGGCCTTTGCATGGCATCACGTCCCACACCCGCGCCTATCGGATCTTCTACGCGCTGGCCTGGCCCCTGCTCCCGCTCCTGACCTGCTTCCCCTCCTTCATGACCACCACCGAACGGATGGGCCGCGCCATGCTCAAGGTGGCCCGGGAGGGCGCGCCGAAGGCCGTGCTGGAGAGCCGCGATATCAACGAACTCGGCGTTTAG
- a CDS encoding GTPase — MSQTPRRVIILGAAGRDFHNFNTVYRDNPAYQVVAFTATQIPDIAGRKYPAVLAGKLYPGGIPIFDESELEAVIQREKPDVAVFSYSDVTYNTIGHLAALCIAHGVDFELLGADKTMIKSTKPVIAITAVRTGAGKSQTTRYISSILKKLGKKVVAIRHPMPYGDLAIQACQRFAEYSDLDKHKCTIEEREEYEPHIDNGFIIYSGVDYEQIIRSAEAEADVILWDGGNNDLPFYASDLHICVADPHRAGHELLYHPGEANFRMAGVIVINKCDTATEENIASIEANAAKFNPKAVVIRANSPVTCEKPELVKGKKVLVIEDGPTLTHGSMSFGAGVVAAKNAGAAEIVDPFPYAVASIAATYQKYPNAKGILPAMGYGDAQIRDLEATIEATPCDVVISATPIDITRVLKVNKPMVRATYALAEVKAGQLEEAVRKALKG, encoded by the coding sequence ATGTCTCAGACACCGCGACGGGTCATCATCCTGGGAGCCGCTGGCCGCGATTTCCACAACTTCAACACGGTCTACCGGGACAACCCCGCCTATCAGGTGGTGGCGTTCACCGCGACCCAGATTCCCGACATCGCCGGGCGCAAATACCCTGCGGTCCTGGCGGGCAAGCTCTACCCGGGCGGAATCCCCATCTTCGACGAGAGCGAACTGGAAGCGGTCATCCAGCGCGAGAAGCCCGATGTCGCCGTATTTTCCTATTCCGACGTGACCTACAACACCATCGGCCACCTCGCCGCCCTTTGCATCGCCCATGGCGTGGACTTCGAGCTGCTGGGCGCGGACAAGACCATGATCAAAAGCACCAAGCCCGTCATCGCCATCACCGCGGTCCGCACCGGCGCGGGCAAGAGCCAGACCACGCGCTACATCAGCAGCATCCTGAAGAAGCTGGGCAAGAAGGTCGTCGCCATCCGCCACCCCATGCCCTATGGCGATCTGGCCATCCAGGCCTGCCAGCGCTTCGCCGAATACTCCGACCTCGACAAGCACAAATGCACCATCGAGGAACGCGAGGAGTACGAGCCGCACATCGACAACGGCTTCATCATCTATTCCGGTGTGGACTACGAGCAGATCATCCGTTCCGCCGAAGCCGAAGCCGACGTGATCCTGTGGGACGGCGGAAATAACGACTTGCCCTTCTACGCCAGTGATCTGCACATCTGCGTCGCCGATCCCCACCGCGCGGGCCATGAGCTGCTCTACCATCCCGGCGAAGCGAACTTCCGCATGGCCGGCGTCATCGTGATCAACAAGTGCGACACCGCCACCGAGGAAAACATCGCCTCCATCGAGGCCAACGCCGCCAAGTTCAATCCCAAGGCGGTCGTCATCCGCGCCAACAGCCCCGTCACCTGCGAGAAGCCGGAACTGGTGAAGGGCAAGAAGGTCCTTGTCATCGAGGACGGCCCGACCCTGACGCATGGCTCCATGAGCTTCGGGGCAGGTGTCGTGGCCGCCAAGAACGCGGGCGCCGCGGAGATCGTGGATCCCTTCCCCTATGCCGTGGCTTCCATCGCGGCCACCTATCAGAAGTACCCCAATGCCAAGGGCATCCTGCCCGCCATGGGCTATGGCGACGCCCAGATCCGCGATCTGGAGGCCACCATCGAGGCGACTCCCTGCGACGTGGTCATCAGCGCCACGCCCATCGATATCACCCGCGTGCTGAAGGTGAACAAGCCCATGGTGCGGGCGACCTACGCCCTGGCCGAGGTGAAGGCGGGTCAACTGGAAGAGGCCGTACGCAAAGCCTTGAAGGGCTGA